A stretch of Opitutales bacterium DNA encodes these proteins:
- a CDS encoding MoxR family ATPase encodes PTAPPTSKVKNGSKRPHDSPHLWSHPTAAGQRYQLDDPFFVLATKNPIEMEGTYPLPEAQLDRFMFELTMDYLPEEEEVSVVMQTTGTQHEKIEPIYTGEQLVAFQQLVKGVPIAKEIAQFAVRLAAGSRPNGAQGKDFVKEWVNWGAGLRAAQTMVMAAKARAILDGRAFVEEGDIRAVAHPALRHRILVNYRAEAEGTTVDQIIDMLLEDTQVFTS; translated from the coding sequence CCCACCGCGCCACCTACATCGAAAGTCAAGAATGGCTCAAAGAGGCCGCATGACTCCCCGCACCTCTGGTCACACCCAACGGCTGCTGGACAACGCTATCAGCTCGACGATCCTTTCTTTGTTTTAGCGACGAAAAATCCGATTGAGATGGAAGGGACGTATCCTTTGCCGGAGGCGCAGCTAGATCGCTTTATGTTTGAGCTCACCATGGATTACCTCCCTGAGGAGGAAGAGGTGTCAGTCGTGATGCAAACCACGGGAACTCAGCACGAAAAGATTGAGCCTATCTACACAGGAGAACAGCTTGTAGCGTTTCAACAGTTGGTGAAGGGGGTGCCTATCGCAAAGGAGATAGCGCAATTTGCCGTGCGTCTAGCTGCTGGTTCACGGCCGAATGGTGCTCAGGGAAAAGACTTCGTTAAAGAGTGGGTTAACTGGGGGGCCGGGCTTCGTGCGGCACAGACCATGGTAATGGCCGCGAAGGCCCGAGCTATCTTGGACGGACGAGCATTTGTGGAGGAAGGGGATATTCGAGCGGTGGCCCATCCGGCACTCAGGCATCGGATTTTGGTCAATTACCGGGCCGAAGCTGAGGGCACCACGGTTGATCAGATCATAGACATGCTTCTAGAGGATACCCAGGTGTTCACATCCTGA
- a CDS encoding DUF58 domain-containing protein translates to MVFNQFRRWLGIGGQETSKNTEASARFARSVRQSVGHDKFIDPAALLKLKSLELKARTVVDGFLRGLHHSSSHGFSAEFVEYRQYVEGDDPRYIDWRVCARTDRYFVRKYEEETNLDCSLLLDLSASMKFAGSVEHSKLEYARALVATLAYYLHLQGESPGLTLFDQAVRCRIPCSRRSGQLHRMFIELEKAVPGKGTALDQPFDLLVRTRRRRGLIVLFSDLLVEVDMLETKLSELMTLGHEVVIFRVLDRRELDFDYTESDMIEDLETGQALVVDPDVARAGYRERFGAQAAKLGRICRSLGIQLHQVVTDEQMELALFEFLKDRKRLRRIGLRRHTSR, encoded by the coding sequence ATGGTATTCAATCAATTCAGGCGTTGGTTAGGCATCGGAGGGCAAGAAACCTCGAAAAACACAGAGGCTTCCGCTCGGTTTGCTCGTAGTGTCCGGCAATCTGTGGGGCATGATAAGTTTATCGATCCTGCTGCGCTTTTAAAGCTGAAGAGTCTGGAACTAAAAGCTCGCACTGTCGTGGACGGGTTTTTGCGCGGTCTCCATCATAGCTCGAGTCATGGGTTTTCTGCCGAGTTTGTTGAATATCGCCAGTATGTAGAAGGAGACGACCCGCGTTATATCGATTGGCGTGTTTGTGCCCGGACGGACAGGTATTTCGTCCGTAAGTATGAAGAAGAAACCAACCTAGACTGTTCGCTTTTACTGGATCTGAGTGCATCCATGAAATTTGCCGGGAGTGTCGAACATTCAAAGCTCGAATACGCTCGGGCTCTTGTAGCCACATTAGCTTATTATCTCCATCTCCAAGGCGAGTCTCCAGGGTTGACCTTATTCGACCAAGCCGTGCGATGCCGGATCCCCTGTAGTCGGCGATCGGGACAATTACACAGGATGTTCATCGAGCTAGAAAAGGCGGTTCCGGGAAAGGGTACGGCCCTGGATCAACCATTTGATCTGCTCGTGCGTACCCGTCGCCGCCGAGGGCTTATTGTCTTATTCAGTGATTTGTTGGTGGAGGTAGACATGCTCGAGACAAAACTGTCCGAATTAATGACTCTAGGCCATGAGGTGGTGATCTTCAGAGTCTTGGACCGGCGGGAATTGGACTTTGATTACACTGAGTCGGACATGATCGAAGACTTGGAGACGGGCCAAGCTTTAGTCGTAGACCCTGATGTGGCACGAGCCGGCTATCGGGAACGCTTTGGGGCACAGGCTGCTAAACTAGGGCGTATCTGTCGGAGTCTTGGAATCCAATTACATCAGGTGGTCACCGACGAACAGATGGAATTAGCTTTATTCGAATTTCTAAAAGACAGGAAGCGGTTGAGGCGAATCGGATTACGTCGTCATACGTCGAGATAG
- a CDS encoding methyl-accepting chemotaxis protein — MPLLKQMNAAVGAWATYVDGDTSGTILSVQRAVSIQVTTLVAVILLMAGVFTLVFLRIQSALKHLNEDLKQVASGDLRGLTPLAGNDEFSQISSSLSESIDHVHDTLAQVTPVIEQLSLTSDSMKTESGTIHENAISAESSTQAMNGIFDQLHSHITELEQFSSNTSEMAKNVAQSVEQLRSQIVDVANQCAEETRIVDGASDNVESARTISNDLDELTSQTEKIVELISDISNQTNLLALNASIEAASAGEAGKGFAVVASEVKDLAHESSKASSRINEQLGLIRTSAGQSSSSISQVGDSMTQVKTLARNIDEVAHEQSEATEEISQQVIEVHTETESVRRMLSDLGARSSEFFKEIDQVSSSINKSRAVAQSTREKADEIQSVVEDLKRNFASLKL, encoded by the coding sequence GTGCCGCTCCTTAAGCAGATGAATGCTGCGGTGGGTGCATGGGCAACTTACGTCGATGGTGATACGAGTGGCACCATTCTCTCGGTCCAACGAGCTGTGAGCATACAGGTGACTACCCTCGTAGCTGTCATTCTTTTAATGGCCGGTGTATTCACACTCGTCTTCCTCCGTATTCAGTCTGCTCTCAAACACTTGAACGAGGACCTCAAACAAGTCGCTTCGGGAGATTTGCGTGGCCTGACTCCATTAGCCGGCAACGACGAATTCAGCCAAATTTCTTCGAGCCTTTCTGAGAGTATCGATCATGTTCATGATACCCTCGCCCAAGTAACGCCGGTCATTGAGCAGCTCTCTTTGACCTCTGATTCCATGAAGACTGAATCAGGGACCATACACGAAAACGCGATATCTGCTGAAAGTTCCACCCAAGCAATGAACGGCATTTTCGACCAGCTCCACTCCCACATCACTGAGCTGGAGCAGTTCTCAAGCAATACGAGTGAGATGGCAAAAAATGTCGCTCAATCCGTGGAGCAATTACGCTCACAAATCGTAGATGTGGCCAATCAGTGTGCCGAGGAAACGCGTATTGTGGATGGAGCTTCCGACAACGTTGAATCCGCGCGCACCATTTCGAACGACCTCGATGAACTGACTTCTCAAACTGAAAAGATCGTCGAATTGATCAGCGACATCTCTAACCAAACCAACCTGCTCGCTCTCAATGCTTCTATAGAAGCTGCAAGCGCCGGTGAAGCAGGCAAAGGATTTGCCGTTGTCGCCAGTGAAGTAAAAGACCTTGCTCATGAATCCAGCAAAGCTTCTTCGCGCATCAACGAACAACTCGGGCTCATTCGCACAAGCGCCGGACAATCTTCAAGCAGCATTTCACAAGTCGGCGACTCTATGACTCAGGTGAAAACACTAGCGCGTAATATTGATGAGGTGGCCCATGAACAATCTGAGGCTACTGAAGAAATCAGTCAGCAAGTCATCGAAGTTCACACCGAAACGGAGTCAGTCCGCCGCATGTTGAGCGACCTCGGGGCACGTTCTTCTGAATTCTTCAAGGAAATCGACCAGGTTAGCTCATCGATTAATAAATCGCGCGCCGTCGCTCAATCCACGCGAGAGAAAGCGGATGAAATCCAATCCGTGGTGGAAGACTTGAAACGCAATTTCGCTAGCCTGAAGCTGTAG
- a CDS encoding type IV pili methyl-accepting chemotaxis transducer N-terminal domain-containing protein: MKIRTKLIVALITLILGSTACIYLSFSIISQELEPWKERASSNGTIVNLAGRQRMLTQKMSKEAESVLAGNLQLIDALEGSRGAFASVINGLIYGDEGKNCLPLQQKKSPRPWMLPLSYGAIFHAMLTKLYLPEKQPQMETAKNFSLLRHFMPSKRFGKTMCRSLSR; this comes from the coding sequence ATGAAAATTCGAACCAAACTCATCGTCGCCCTGATCACTCTTATCTTGGGTTCCACCGCGTGCATCTACTTATCCTTTTCGATCATCTCTCAAGAGCTCGAACCATGGAAAGAACGTGCATCGTCCAATGGCACAATCGTTAACCTCGCAGGCCGCCAACGTATGTTGACGCAGAAAATGTCGAAAGAGGCAGAATCAGTGCTCGCAGGAAATCTACAGCTGATCGATGCCTTAGAAGGATCTCGCGGTGCATTTGCATCAGTTATCAATGGCCTCATTTATGGCGATGAAGGGAAAAATTGCTTGCCCCTCCAACAAAAGAAATCGCCGAGGCCCTGGATGCTACCTTTGTCCTATGGGGCGATTTTTCACGCCATGTTGACCAAATTATATTTGCCGGAAAAGCAGCCGCAGATGGAAACAGCGAAGAACTTCAGTCTGCTGAGACACTTCATGCCATCCAAGAGATTCGGAAAAACAATGTGCCGCTCCTTAAGCAGATGA
- a CDS encoding trans-2-enoyl-CoA reductase family protein encodes MIVKPKIRSFVCITSHPTGCAAHIDEQIAIAKAAKKTDAGPKNVLVIGASTGYGLSTRISAAFTYGAKTLGIFFERPSSNGKPASAGWYNSAAFENAAEAEGIYAKSFNGDAFSDEMKAQTIETIKADMGKVDLVIYSLASPRRTDPKDGVTYKSTLKPVGEPFHAKNLDTDKELISEISIEPANEQEIRDTTKVMGGEDWELWMDALLEADVLADSCKTVAYSYLGPEVTWPIYKKGTIGVAKDDLDRAVVAIREKMQSIGGDAIVSVNKAVVTQASSAIPVVPLYISILFKIMKAKGTHEDTIHQMVRLLTERLYSDQPYETDESGRIRIDDWEMDEDVQAEATRLFHEVNTENLAAIADFAGYQENFLKLFGFGIDGVDYDADVDVEVSIPSIS; translated from the coding sequence ATGATCGTCAAACCGAAAATCCGCTCCTTTGTCTGTATCACTTCGCATCCAACCGGGTGTGCTGCTCACATCGATGAGCAGATAGCCATCGCCAAAGCGGCCAAAAAGACGGACGCAGGTCCGAAGAACGTCCTCGTTATTGGAGCATCCACGGGCTATGGTTTATCGACACGTATCAGCGCTGCTTTCACTTACGGCGCAAAGACACTCGGCATCTTTTTCGAGCGCCCCTCTTCAAACGGTAAACCTGCATCTGCCGGTTGGTATAATAGCGCTGCTTTTGAGAATGCAGCCGAGGCCGAAGGTATCTACGCCAAGAGTTTCAATGGCGACGCTTTCTCCGATGAGATGAAGGCACAAACCATCGAGACAATAAAAGCGGACATGGGTAAGGTGGATCTGGTCATTTACAGTCTCGCTTCGCCGCGCCGCACCGACCCCAAGGATGGAGTTACTTACAAGTCCACCCTCAAGCCTGTCGGTGAACCGTTTCACGCTAAGAATTTAGATACCGACAAAGAGCTGATCAGCGAAATATCAATCGAACCGGCTAACGAACAGGAGATCCGCGACACCACCAAAGTCATGGGCGGTGAGGATTGGGAACTTTGGATGGACGCACTGCTCGAAGCAGACGTTCTCGCCGACAGCTGCAAAACTGTAGCTTACTCTTATCTCGGGCCAGAAGTGACCTGGCCCATCTACAAAAAAGGTACTATCGGTGTAGCCAAAGATGACTTGGATCGTGCAGTGGTTGCTATTCGCGAAAAGATGCAGTCCATCGGTGGGGACGCTATCGTCTCGGTTAATAAGGCTGTCGTCACTCAAGCGAGTTCAGCCATACCAGTTGTTCCGCTGTATATATCGATCCTCTTCAAAATTATGAAGGCCAAGGGGACCCACGAGGATACGATCCATCAGATGGTCCGCCTGTTAACGGAGCGCCTCTATTCCGACCAGCCCTATGAGACAGACGAATCGGGACGTATCCGAATCGATGACTGGGAAATGGATGAAGATGTCCAGGCAGAAGCAACACGCCTGTTCCATGAGGTAAATACCGAGAATCTCGCTGCCATAGCGGATTTTGCAGGTTATCAGGAGAACTTCCTCAAGCTCTTTGGTTTTGGAATCGATGGAGTCGACTACGATGCCGATGTGGACGTCGAAGTCAGTATTCCGTCGATAAGCTAG
- a CDS encoding glycosyltransferase, translating to MRISVIISTYNNPKWLDHVLCGYRYQTDQDFELVIADDGSGDATREVVDKHQAYIPKLQHIWHPDDGFQKSRILNLATQAASGDYLIFTDGDCIPPPDFIGLHRSCAKSGHYLSGGYFKLPMTTSTAISEEDIQTGQVFSLRWLRRHGLPLSFKASRLSASPRLRTLLDCCIPTKATWNGNNSSAFKSDILAVNGHDERMQYGGQDVEMGYRLRHRGLRPIRVRYRALVLHLDHARGYANEDSIAKNRAIRQKTLETQSKWTAHGILKSER from the coding sequence ATGCGTATTTCGGTCATCATCAGCACCTACAACAACCCGAAATGGCTAGATCATGTGCTGTGTGGTTATCGATATCAAACTGATCAAGATTTCGAGCTCGTTATCGCCGATGACGGTTCAGGAGACGCCACACGCGAGGTCGTTGATAAGCATCAGGCCTATATACCCAAACTTCAGCACATTTGGCATCCTGACGACGGTTTTCAAAAATCCCGCATCTTAAATTTGGCCACACAGGCAGCCAGCGGGGACTACCTCATTTTCACTGACGGCGACTGCATCCCACCCCCCGACTTTATTGGCCTCCATCGCAGCTGTGCCAAATCGGGCCATTACCTTTCAGGAGGCTATTTTAAACTCCCGATGACGACTTCCACGGCGATCAGTGAAGAGGATATCCAAACGGGCCAAGTATTTTCACTCAGGTGGCTTCGACGTCATGGACTTCCGCTTTCCTTCAAAGCATCAAGACTTTCCGCATCCCCTCGGCTCCGCACCCTACTCGACTGCTGCATACCCACCAAGGCTACCTGGAACGGGAATAACAGTTCCGCCTTCAAAAGTGACATTCTCGCAGTCAATGGCCATGACGAGCGGATGCAATATGGGGGTCAAGATGTAGAAATGGGCTACCGATTACGCCATCGGGGGCTCAGGCCGATTCGGGTGCGGTATCGAGCTTTGGTGCTCCATCTCGATCATGCACGCGGCTATGCAAACGAAGATTCCATAGCCAAAAACCGCGCTATCCGCCAAAAGACACTAGAAACTCAATCCAAGTGGACCGCCCACGGCATCCTGAAGTCAGAAAGATGA
- a CDS encoding polysaccharide biosynthesis/export family protein codes for MIGRRFTCHFILLFTFVFAAFETYGQSLSLQRSSDIGGQRERIDAASTQSPASRGLDSKAFGASLFSSPRVDAAPFISFNPGYRIQIGDLIRVQIWGALNFQEVIPVDAQGNIFIPEIGPVQVLGLPNGELTKRVEEAVSSVYTRNIRLYANLETSQEVKVYVAGFVNTPGLYGGPTSENLINYLKLAGGIDFDRGSFINIEVKRGQETINTIDLYDFLTNGLVPIIQFADGDVIFVHPIQNTVMVDGLAKNAFQFEFSDESLRGSDLLELARPDPIATTAVVKRSLGYKASVINLDISEVSVFEFLPGDRVTISAERQKETLLVKIEGEHEGDGYVVMPYGSTVGDLYAQLNFSSFSNADAIQLFRKSVQVRQKEAILASLQRLENNVLSARSSTADEARLRAAEAELLLQFVDRARNVEPLGQVVLNGDNWRDIRLEEDDRIVIPGLSNLIMVQGEVNFPNTQVFRDDSKLKDYIEYAGGFTENAEKDKIILLRANGEINLVKERLIGSSKYELNPGDEVIILPEVDKKYFPVIRDLSQIIYNLAIATKVVLDV; via the coding sequence ATGATCGGGCGTCGATTCACATGTCACTTCATCCTCTTATTCACTTTTGTATTCGCGGCTTTCGAGACATACGGCCAATCGCTTAGCCTCCAAAGATCTTCAGATATCGGTGGCCAGCGAGAGAGAATAGATGCTGCCTCAACGCAATCGCCAGCTTCTCGAGGTCTCGATTCCAAAGCCTTTGGAGCCTCTCTATTCTCAAGCCCTCGCGTAGACGCAGCTCCATTTATATCATTCAACCCCGGTTACCGAATACAAATCGGAGATCTAATCAGAGTCCAAATCTGGGGAGCGCTCAATTTTCAAGAAGTCATCCCTGTAGACGCTCAAGGCAATATCTTCATCCCAGAGATTGGACCAGTCCAAGTGCTCGGCCTTCCAAATGGAGAACTCACCAAACGTGTGGAAGAAGCGGTCAGCAGCGTATATACAAGAAACATTCGTCTTTATGCCAACCTCGAGACCTCGCAGGAGGTTAAGGTCTACGTAGCAGGATTTGTAAATACCCCTGGGCTTTATGGAGGCCCAACAAGCGAAAACTTAATCAATTACCTAAAGCTTGCAGGCGGTATCGATTTCGATCGAGGAAGCTTCATCAACATCGAAGTAAAGCGTGGCCAAGAGACTATCAATACCATCGATCTTTACGATTTCCTCACAAACGGTCTCGTCCCCATTATCCAATTCGCTGATGGGGATGTCATTTTCGTCCACCCGATTCAGAACACTGTTATGGTCGATGGACTAGCGAAAAATGCGTTCCAGTTTGAATTTTCGGATGAGTCGCTTCGCGGATCGGACCTCCTAGAGCTTGCGCGTCCCGATCCGATCGCTACCACTGCGGTAGTTAAACGCTCCCTAGGTTACAAAGCCTCGGTGATCAACTTAGACATCAGCGAAGTCAGCGTCTTTGAATTTCTCCCCGGCGATCGCGTCACAATTTCGGCTGAACGCCAGAAAGAGACCCTTCTTGTTAAAATCGAAGGCGAGCACGAGGGTGATGGCTATGTGGTAATGCCCTATGGCTCTACGGTAGGGGATCTGTATGCTCAGCTGAATTTCTCGTCGTTTTCTAATGCCGATGCGATCCAGCTTTTTCGCAAAAGTGTGCAAGTGCGGCAGAAGGAAGCGATTCTAGCGTCGCTACAGCGCTTGGAAAACAATGTGTTATCTGCACGTTCGAGCACCGCCGATGAAGCTCGTTTGCGCGCAGCTGAGGCTGAGCTGCTTTTGCAGTTTGTTGATAGGGCACGCAATGTAGAACCGTTGGGACAGGTCGTCCTCAACGGTGACAACTGGCGCGACATCCGGCTCGAAGAAGACGACCGTATCGTGATCCCGGGTCTCTCCAATCTCATCATGGTTCAGGGAGAGGTAAATTTTCCAAATACGCAGGTTTTTCGTGATGACTCCAAGCTCAAGGACTACATCGAATACGCGGGTGGATTCACCGAGAACGCTGAGAAGGACAAAATCATTTTACTCCGGGCGAATGGAGAAATCAATCTCGTCAAAGAGCGTTTGATCGGCTCTTCAAAATATGAGCTGAACCCAGGCGATGAGGTGATTATTCTCCCTGAGGTAGATAAAAAATATTTCCCGGTCATCCGAGATCTGTCGCAAATTATCTATAATCTAGCGATCGCGACCAAGGTGGTCCTGGATGTTTGA
- a CDS encoding ABC transporter permease translates to MKRLKIIDKHYVNRVFRSVRVFAASSLGIQKSVITALLFRELNSRFGRYRLGYGWAILEPLLFIGTLTLIRISLGSGDVGGVAYPLFFASGILPYLFFQNVVNVSLSAIEANSGVLNYQRVKAFDVIAARWLLEIIIFIFTALLIFTGFKIAGFEVNLPAIGYSVLGTMLLAFFAFGIGMLFAVIAVVWGEIKKIVPVIMRPLFFVSGIFFTVDSLPSEIKDLALLNPLIHSLQLIRYGLLSGYEGRSWDLGYLATWSFATMLLGLSLLRIFREKVLASGTLR, encoded by the coding sequence GTGAAACGACTCAAAATCATTGACAAGCATTATGTAAACAGAGTTTTTCGCTCAGTGAGAGTTTTTGCGGCAAGCAGTTTAGGAATTCAAAAGTCGGTTATTACGGCTCTCCTATTTCGTGAACTGAATTCGCGTTTTGGCCGATACAGGTTGGGGTATGGCTGGGCAATTTTGGAGCCATTGCTGTTTATTGGCACCCTTACCTTGATTAGGATTTCTCTTGGGTCTGGCGACGTGGGCGGTGTCGCTTACCCGCTTTTCTTTGCCTCAGGCATATTACCATATTTATTTTTTCAAAATGTGGTGAACGTGAGCCTTAGCGCGATAGAGGCGAATTCAGGCGTTTTAAATTATCAGAGAGTCAAAGCGTTTGATGTGATTGCAGCTCGGTGGCTTCTTGAAATTATTATTTTCATTTTTACAGCACTTTTGATTTTCACAGGGTTTAAAATCGCTGGTTTTGAGGTAAACCTTCCGGCTATTGGATATTCGGTGCTGGGTACAATGCTTCTCGCGTTCTTTGCTTTCGGGATAGGAATGCTATTTGCGGTGATAGCAGTTGTTTGGGGTGAGATAAAGAAAATCGTTCCGGTCATCATGCGGCCATTGTTTTTTGTGTCCGGTATCTTTTTTACGGTCGATTCTCTTCCTTCAGAAATCAAAGATCTCGCTTTGTTGAATCCGCTGATTCATTCGTTGCAGCTAATTCGCTATGGGTTGTTATCAGGGTATGAGGGACGCTCTTGGGATCTCGGCTATTTGGCTACGTGGTCTTTTGCGACTATGCTACTAGGATTATCGCTATTGCGGATATTTAGGGAGAAGGTTTTGGCTTCTGGAACGCTTCGTTAG
- a CDS encoding ATP-binding cassette domain-containing protein produces MIRIKELTKFYQTSSGRHYVFENLSMEIPAGRNVGILGPNGAGKSTLLKILGGIDFPSSGSVEATGSMSWPLGLRGGFLPHISGRENCKTVSRIHGVHGRELAKLLDSIRDLSGIGDYFEEPVRTYSSGMSSRLGFALSMAFDFDYFLIDEITSVGDAHFKEMARTTLNEKAAKSNIIMVSHNVGDLQRFCEMAILLKDGRVSVYDSVRDAIEAYLPKDDSVDSASILLDGAPAARLEELLIPQVERQGFEELKTRFMEVFSETEMRVSSVSSAVESLSDPLVLVNAGEFFYSTMQYERALECFELASGMGVKTRECIFGTAKSADKLGQKVKQRDALLDLVAGNEADDSVFRALAKLEFERGDILKAIEYQVSVVRIRKKDHVGWYELSNYYFEAVRVKGAIRAISQAILYSDGDPFYYNRLAFYLAKANAPKLVIDSKIKELDSHDETGRRGKQFLSTLITTGEEICQKL; encoded by the coding sequence ATGATCCGCATAAAAGAATTGACGAAATTCTATCAGACAAGCTCTGGTAGGCACTACGTTTTCGAGAATCTCAGTATGGAGATTCCAGCTGGGCGAAACGTTGGAATACTTGGCCCTAACGGAGCTGGAAAGTCGACTCTTCTCAAAATTTTAGGTGGAATTGATTTTCCAAGCTCAGGAAGTGTTGAAGCTACTGGATCAATGTCTTGGCCGCTTGGATTACGTGGTGGGTTCTTGCCTCACATTTCAGGTCGTGAAAATTGCAAGACGGTATCCAGAATACATGGAGTGCACGGGAGAGAGTTGGCAAAGCTGCTAGACTCAATCAGAGATTTGTCGGGTATTGGTGATTACTTTGAAGAGCCGGTAAGGACTTACTCTTCAGGCATGTCGAGTCGGCTTGGATTCGCGCTTAGTATGGCCTTTGATTTTGACTACTTCCTAATAGATGAGATTACATCTGTCGGAGACGCTCATTTTAAAGAAATGGCGCGAACAACTCTTAATGAAAAGGCTGCAAAAAGTAATATCATAATGGTGTCGCACAATGTGGGCGACCTGCAGCGTTTTTGTGAGATGGCGATTTTGCTCAAGGATGGGAGGGTTTCAGTTTACGATTCTGTTAGAGATGCGATAGAAGCTTATCTGCCAAAAGATGATTCTGTGGACTCCGCATCAATATTGCTTGACGGTGCTCCGGCTGCTAGGCTTGAAGAATTACTTATTCCACAGGTTGAACGGCAAGGCTTCGAGGAATTGAAGACTAGATTTATGGAGGTCTTTTCGGAAACTGAAATGAGAGTGAGCTCAGTATCCAGTGCAGTTGAATCTTTGTCGGACCCTTTGGTTCTAGTTAATGCTGGAGAATTTTTCTATTCGACGATGCAATACGAGAGAGCTTTGGAATGTTTTGAACTTGCTTCTGGTATGGGTGTCAAAACGCGAGAGTGTATTTTTGGAACAGCGAAATCTGCAGATAAGTTGGGGCAGAAGGTGAAGCAAAGGGATGCCCTCTTAGATTTGGTCGCAGGAAATGAGGCCGACGATTCTGTATTCAGAGCATTGGCTAAGTTGGAGTTCGAGCGCGGTGATATACTGAAGGCTATCGAATATCAGGTGAGCGTTGTTAGAATTAGGAAGAAGGACCACGTGGGATGGTATGAGTTAAGTAATTACTATTTCGAGGCTGTCCGAGTAAAAGGTGCGATTCGTGCTATTTCTCAGGCTATTTTATACTCTGATGGTGACCCTTTTTACTATAATCGACTTGCTTTTTATCTTGCGAAAGCAAATGCGCCGAAGTTAGTAATTGATTCTAAAATTAAGGAACTAGACTCCCATGATGAAACGGGGCGTCGAGGAAAGCAGTTTCTTTCGACTCTGATTACCACAGGTGAAGAAATTTGCCAGAAACTATGA